The proteins below are encoded in one region of Rana temporaria chromosome 2, aRanTem1.1, whole genome shotgun sequence:
- the LOC120926918 gene encoding putative protein TPRXL, whose amino-acid sequence MLCLILFKVRIKAQRRRKRREEEEQESSSSSSSSSSSSNSVIQSEGETQEEEEAEAGTPTSTEAEQDVEEICPGEAAGDAQDGVQQPGASGPGDQDEYILDLRAVEEDLNLHAPGSDHSPPSPAVSPARDLLHPSASPHLQIGTGTSSPHQTGPGHAHSPEPRRPYRRLSQALALLNRRQMALERYQRATRRMVSNSLAAIHSTLERLVTRLEGNE is encoded by the exons ATGTTGTGTTTGATTTTATTTAAAGTTCGTATCAAGGCCCAGCGGCGCCGGAagcggagggaggaggaggagcaggagtccTCAAGTTCTTCCTCAAGTTCTTCCTCAAGCAGTAACA gtGTCATCCAGTCAGAGGGGGagacgcaggaggaggaggaggctgaggCGGGAACGCCCACAT CTACTGAGGCTGAGCAGGATGTGGAGGAGATCTGCCCTGGGGAGGCTGCTGGTGATGCTCAGGATGGTGTCCAACAGCCAGGCGCGTCAGGTCCAGGGG ATCAGGATGAATACATTCTAGACCTCCGGGCAGTGGAGGAAGACCTGAACCTGCACGCGCCTGGTTCGGATCACAGTCCTCCCTCCCCAGCAGTTTCTCCGGCGCGTGATCTCCTCCACCCTTCAGCATCCCCCCACCTACAAATTGGCACGGGCACCTCCTCCCCACATCAAACAGGTCCAGGACACGCCCACTCTCCAGAGCCAAGGAGACCCTATAGGAGGCTGTCTCAAGCCCTGGCCCTCCTAAATCGACGGCAGATGGCTCTGGAGAGGTACCAAAGGGCAACTAGGAGGATGGTTAGCAACAGTTTGGCAGCCATTCACTCCACACTTGAGCGCCTGGTCACCAGGTTGGAGGGAAATGAATga